A genomic region of Streptomyces sp. R33 contains the following coding sequences:
- a CDS encoding MerR family transcriptional regulator, protein MSEQAVAEYRIEDLAHHSGATVRTIRAYQDRGLLPKPERRGRSNVYRDTHLARLRQIADLLDRGYTLASIKELLEAWDAGRGLGGVLGLVAEVHGPWTDEEAARISRAELNERFGGRPDDDAVGEACELGVLERIPGRPDDFLVPSPQELAVAAELYAAGVPLSAITGHLRELRGQVEHIASRFLEFTTEHVFARYLGQVPPTDADAAEAATMVRRLRPLAQQTVDAELARAMRLFATRHLQRHLGAAGTPQPSGPASVPLPAETVRAVQELVGAEHVGEFVRAATERELQARTMNELARRGGG, encoded by the coding sequence TTGTCAGAACAGGCGGTGGCCGAGTACCGGATCGAGGATCTCGCGCACCACAGCGGGGCGACGGTACGCACGATCCGTGCCTACCAGGACCGCGGGCTGCTGCCGAAGCCCGAGCGGCGGGGCCGCTCCAACGTCTACCGGGACACGCATCTGGCGCGGCTGCGCCAGATCGCCGACCTGCTGGACCGCGGCTACACCCTGGCCTCCATCAAGGAGCTGCTGGAGGCCTGGGACGCCGGGCGCGGGCTCGGCGGCGTGCTGGGGCTCGTCGCCGAGGTGCACGGTCCCTGGACCGACGAAGAGGCCGCCCGGATCAGCCGGGCCGAGCTGAACGAGCGGTTCGGCGGCCGGCCCGACGACGATGCGGTGGGCGAGGCGTGCGAGCTGGGGGTGCTGGAGCGGATCCCGGGGCGCCCGGACGATTTCCTCGTGCCGTCCCCGCAGGAGCTGGCGGTGGCTGCCGAGCTGTACGCGGCCGGGGTACCGCTGTCGGCGATCACCGGACATCTGCGGGAGCTGCGCGGGCAGGTGGAGCACATCGCCTCGCGGTTCCTCGAGTTCACCACGGAGCACGTCTTCGCCCGCTACCTCGGGCAGGTCCCGCCGACGGACGCGGACGCGGCGGAGGCGGCGACGATGGTACGGAGACTGCGGCCCCTGGCCCAGCAGACGGTGGACGCCGAGCTGGCGCGGGCGATGCGGCTGTTCGCGACCCGGCATCTGCAGCGCCACCTGGGGGCGGCCGGGACCCCGCAGCCGTCGGGGCCCGCGTCGGTGCCGCTGCCGGCGGAGACGGTACGGGCGGTGCAGGAGCTGGTCGGCGCCGAGCACGTCGGGGAGTTCGTCCGGGCCGCGACGGAGCGGGAGCTGCAGGCCCGGACTATGAACGAGCTGGCGCGCCGGGGCGGCGGATAG
- a CDS encoding RNA 2'-phosphotransferase yields the protein MDDRRTVKVSKYVSKHLRHQPERIGLVLDPQGWVEIDDLLRAAAAHGFPVSRAELDHVVAANDKQRFAVDGTRIRANQGHTVPVDLDLPEAEPPVYLYHGTVAAALDAIRSEGLRPMARHHVHLSPDRETATRVGARRGRPIVLSVDAGSMRAAGHVFRISANGVWLVDAVPPQFLRFS from the coding sequence ATGGACGACAGACGCACCGTGAAGGTGTCCAAATACGTCTCGAAACATCTGCGGCATCAGCCGGAACGCATCGGACTGGTGCTCGATCCCCAGGGCTGGGTGGAGATCGACGATCTTCTCCGCGCGGCCGCCGCCCACGGCTTCCCCGTCAGCCGCGCCGAGCTCGACCACGTCGTCGCGGCCAACGACAAGCAGCGCTTCGCCGTCGACGGCACCCGCATCCGGGCCAACCAGGGCCACACCGTTCCCGTGGACCTGGACCTGCCGGAGGCCGAACCGCCCGTGTACCTCTACCACGGCACCGTCGCCGCCGCCCTGGACGCGATCCGCTCCGAGGGCCTGCGCCCCATGGCCCGCCACCACGTGCACCTGTCCCCCGACCGGGAGACCGCGACCCGTGTCGGCGCGCGGCGCGGCCGGCCGATCGTACTCAGCGTGGACGCCGGGTCCATGCGCGCGGCCGGGCACGTCTTCCGGATCAGCGCCAACGGGGTCTGGCTGGTGGACGCCGTACCGCCGCAGTTCCTGCGCTTCTCGTAG
- a CDS encoding ABC transporter permease codes for MYNPTVARLTYRALLGRRRALILFALPALLIVISLAVRAFTGLDDKVAADLLGGFALATMVPLIGVIAGTGAIGPEIDDGSIVYLLSKPVKRPTIIMTKLIVAIAVTMAFSAIPTLIAGLILNGNGQQIAVAYTVAALVASIAYSALFLLLGTVSRHAVVFGLVYALIWESLFGSLVSGAKTLSVQQWALALAEKVAGEGYVDATVGLPTAVILLVAVTVGATVYAGQKLRRLTLAGEE; via the coding sequence ATGTACAACCCCACCGTCGCCCGGCTCACCTACCGCGCGCTGCTCGGCCGTCGCCGCGCGCTGATCCTCTTCGCACTGCCCGCCCTGCTGATCGTCATCTCCCTCGCCGTCCGCGCCTTCACCGGCCTGGACGACAAGGTCGCGGCCGACCTGCTGGGCGGCTTCGCCCTCGCCACCATGGTTCCGCTGATCGGAGTCATCGCCGGCACCGGAGCCATCGGCCCCGAGATCGACGACGGCTCGATCGTCTACCTGCTCTCCAAGCCGGTGAAACGCCCGACGATCATCATGACCAAGCTGATCGTCGCGATCGCCGTCACGATGGCCTTCTCCGCGATCCCGACCCTGATCGCCGGCCTCATCCTCAACGGCAACGGCCAGCAGATCGCCGTTGCCTACACCGTCGCCGCCCTCGTCGCCTCGATCGCCTACAGCGCCCTGTTCCTGCTGCTGGGCACCGTCAGTCGGCACGCGGTCGTCTTCGGTCTGGTCTACGCGCTGATCTGGGAGTCGCTGTTCGGCAGCCTGGTCTCCGGGGCGAAGACCCTGAGCGTCCAGCAGTGGGCCCTGGCCCTCGCCGAGAAGGTCGCCGGCGAAGGCTACGTCGACGCCACCGTCGGCCTGCCCACCGCGGTGATCCTGCTCGTGGCGGTCACCGTCGGCGCCACCGTCTACGCCGGCCAGAAGCTGCGCCGCCTCACCCTGGCGGGCGAGGAGTAG
- a CDS encoding HSP90 family protein — MTSTSPSPSHSADHSDASANSFQVDLRGLVDLLSHHLYSSPRVYVRELLQNAVDAVTARHALDPEAEIRIRLSASAGRVTIEDSGIGLTAAEAHSLLATIGRSSKRGGDHGLETTRREFLGQFGIGLLACFVVARQIRVITRSARDPQAAPVEWLATDDGSYTVRELPDDARREPGTTVILQARPGAEEWTVPSKVEQLARDYGSLLPYDITFDDGEGGEPRAVTDRPAVWDRPFPTPAARRVALAGHCAQLFGFTPLDSIDLDLPVAGVRGVAYVLPEPTSPAHRAGHRVHLKGMLLTDHAENLLPDWAFFVRAVIDTDTLRPTASRENLYDDETLSAVREALGARVRAWLAELAASEPERLAAFLSVHHLGVKSLARHDAELLGLMLPWLPFETSDGSMSLEEFTAAHTEIHFTRTVEEFRQIAPIAAAHGLGVINAGYTYDADLLALLPSVRPDLKVRELDAGAVTERLDPVPTSAELALAPFLSTARTRLEPQGCDVVLRAFQPVSVPALYLDDRQARQERDRTAALSSADSLWSGILGALRGSAPRARLVLNHNNPLIRRISALPDEALTGTAVESLYGQALLMSQRPLRPADSTLLNRAFLGLLEWATHSTDSPEGQK; from the coding sequence GTGACGTCCACATCTCCTTCCCCTTCCCACTCCGCCGACCACTCCGACGCGTCGGCCAACAGCTTCCAAGTCGATCTGCGCGGTCTGGTCGACCTGCTCTCCCACCACCTCTACTCCAGCCCGCGCGTCTACGTCCGCGAGCTCCTGCAGAACGCGGTGGACGCCGTCACCGCCCGCCACGCACTCGACCCGGAGGCGGAGATCCGCATCCGCCTGTCGGCGTCCGCGGGCCGGGTGACCATCGAGGACAGCGGCATCGGCCTGACCGCCGCCGAGGCCCACTCCCTCCTCGCCACGATCGGCCGCAGCTCCAAGCGCGGCGGCGACCACGGCCTCGAGACCACCCGCCGGGAGTTCCTCGGCCAGTTCGGCATCGGCCTGCTCGCCTGCTTCGTCGTGGCCCGCCAGATCCGCGTGATCACGCGTTCCGCCCGCGATCCCCAGGCCGCGCCCGTCGAATGGCTGGCCACGGACGACGGCTCGTACACCGTCCGCGAACTGCCCGACGATGCACGCCGGGAGCCCGGCACCACCGTCATCCTCCAGGCCCGCCCGGGCGCCGAGGAGTGGACCGTCCCGTCCAAGGTCGAGCAGCTGGCCCGCGACTACGGCTCGCTGCTCCCGTACGACATCACCTTCGACGACGGCGAAGGCGGCGAGCCGCGGGCCGTCACCGACCGGCCCGCCGTATGGGACCGTCCCTTCCCCACCCCCGCCGCCCGCCGCGTCGCGCTCGCCGGCCACTGCGCGCAGCTCTTCGGCTTCACCCCCCTCGACAGCATCGACCTCGACCTGCCCGTCGCCGGGGTGCGCGGAGTGGCGTACGTCCTCCCCGAGCCGACCAGCCCCGCCCACCGGGCCGGACACCGGGTTCACCTCAAGGGCATGCTGCTCACCGACCACGCCGAGAACCTGCTGCCGGACTGGGCGTTCTTCGTCCGCGCGGTCATCGACACCGACACGCTGCGGCCCACCGCCTCCCGCGAGAACCTGTACGACGACGAGACCCTGTCCGCCGTACGGGAGGCCCTCGGCGCCCGCGTCAGGGCCTGGCTCGCCGAACTCGCCGCGAGTGAACCGGAGCGCCTGGCCGCCTTCCTGAGCGTCCACCACCTCGGCGTGAAGTCCCTGGCCCGGCACGACGCCGAGCTGCTCGGCCTGATGCTGCCCTGGCTTCCGTTCGAGACCAGCGACGGCTCGATGAGCCTGGAGGAGTTCACGGCCGCCCACACCGAGATCCACTTCACGCGCACCGTCGAGGAGTTCCGCCAGATCGCCCCGATCGCGGCGGCCCACGGCCTCGGCGTCATCAACGCCGGATACACCTACGACGCCGACCTGCTCGCCCTGCTGCCCTCCGTACGGCCGGACCTCAAGGTCAGGGAGCTGGACGCCGGAGCCGTCACCGAGCGGCTCGACCCGGTCCCGACCTCCGCCGAACTGGCCCTCGCGCCCTTCCTGTCCACGGCGCGCACCCGGCTGGAGCCGCAGGGCTGCGACGTGGTGCTGCGCGCCTTCCAGCCCGTGTCCGTCCCGGCGCTCTACCTCGACGACCGCCAGGCCCGCCAGGAACGCGACCGTACGGCCGCCCTGAGCAGCGCCGACTCGCTGTGGAGCGGGATCCTCGGAGCCCTGCGCGGCTCCGCGCCGCGCGCCCGCCTGGTGCTCAACCACAACAACCCGCTGATCCGCCGGATCTCCGCCCTGCCCGACGAGGCCCTGACGGGCACCGCCGTCGAATCGCTGTACGGGCAGGCGCTGCTGATGTCCCAGCGGCCGCTGCGCCCCGCCGACTCCACCCTGCTCAACCGGGCCTTCCTCGGGCTCCTGGAATGGGCGACCCACTCCACCGACTCCCCGGAGGGACAGAAGTGA
- a CDS encoding ABC transporter ATP-binding protein yields the protein MTVIATESLSKRYPRVTAIDRLSLDIGPGVTGLVGANGAGKSTLIKILLGLSPATEGRAAVLGLDVATHGSAIRERVGYMPEHDCLPPDVSATEFVVHMARMSGLPPTAARERTADTLRHVGLYEERYRPIGGYSTGMKQRVKLAQALVHDPQLVLLDEPTNGLDPVGRDEMLGLIRRVYTDFGISVLVTSHLLGELERTCDHVVVVDGGKLLRSSSTSDFTQITTTLAVEVTDSDAHPDGTAALRKALAEAGITLHAGEEQGLPGAGHILLVEATGEDTYDTVRDTVADLGLGLVRMEQRRHHIAEVFRDNDQQQLVRKGAGSDGA from the coding sequence GTGACTGTCATCGCGACCGAAAGCCTGAGCAAGCGGTACCCCCGAGTGACCGCAATCGACCGGCTCTCCCTGGACATCGGGCCGGGAGTGACCGGCCTCGTGGGTGCCAACGGAGCCGGCAAGTCCACGCTGATCAAGATCCTGCTTGGACTGTCCCCCGCCACCGAGGGCCGCGCCGCCGTGCTCGGACTCGATGTCGCCACCCATGGCAGCGCCATCCGTGAGCGCGTCGGCTACATGCCCGAGCACGACTGCCTGCCGCCCGACGTCTCGGCCACCGAGTTCGTCGTCCACATGGCGCGCATGTCCGGGCTCCCGCCGACCGCCGCCCGCGAGCGGACCGCCGACACCCTGCGCCACGTGGGCCTGTACGAGGAGCGCTACCGCCCCATCGGGGGGTACTCCACGGGCATGAAGCAGCGGGTCAAGCTGGCCCAGGCGCTCGTCCACGACCCCCAGCTGGTGCTCCTCGACGAGCCCACCAACGGCCTCGACCCCGTCGGCCGCGATGAGATGCTCGGCCTGATCCGCCGCGTCTACACCGACTTCGGCATCTCCGTCCTGGTCACCTCCCACCTCCTCGGCGAGCTGGAGCGGACCTGCGACCACGTCGTGGTCGTCGACGGCGGCAAGCTGCTGCGTTCCAGCTCCACCAGCGACTTCACCCAGATCACCACGACCCTCGCGGTCGAGGTCACCGACTCCGACGCCCACCCGGACGGCACCGCCGCCCTGCGCAAGGCGCTCGCCGAGGCGGGCATCACCCTGCACGCGGGTGAGGAGCAGGGGCTGCCCGGAGCCGGCCACATCCTGCTCGTCGAGGCCACCGGCGAGGACACCTACGACACCGTGCGCGACACCGTCGCCGACCTGGGTCTCGGCCTGGTCCGCATGGAACAGCGCCGCCACCACATCGCGGAGGTCTTCCGCGACAACGACCAGCAGCAGCTCGTCCGGAAGGGAGCCGGTTCCGATGGCGCCTGA
- a CDS encoding ABC transporter ATP-binding protein, with protein MTTIDIDHTSRWFGNVVAVNDVTMRIGPGVTGLLGPNGAGKSTLINMMGGFLAPSTGTVTLDGAPIWQNEQVYKQIGVVPEREAMYDFLTGREFVVANAELHGLDDAAAQRALATVEMEYAQDRKISTYSKGMRQRVKMASALVHDPSVLLLDEPFNGMDPRQRMQLMDLLRRMGDDGRTVLFSSHILEEVEQLASHIEVVVAGRHAASGDFRKIRRLMTDRPHRYVVRSSDDRALAAALIADPSTAGIEIDLKEGALRIQAVDFGRFTELLPRVARAHGIRLLTVSPSDESLESVFSYLVAA; from the coding sequence GTGACCACCATCGACATCGACCACACCTCCCGCTGGTTCGGGAACGTCGTCGCCGTCAACGACGTGACCATGCGCATCGGCCCCGGAGTCACCGGACTCCTGGGCCCCAACGGCGCCGGGAAGTCCACGCTCATCAACATGATGGGCGGCTTCCTCGCCCCCTCCACGGGCACCGTCACCCTCGACGGCGCACCGATCTGGCAGAACGAGCAGGTCTACAAGCAGATCGGCGTCGTGCCCGAGCGCGAGGCCATGTACGACTTCCTCACCGGCCGGGAGTTCGTCGTCGCCAACGCCGAGCTGCACGGCCTCGACGACGCGGCCGCCCAGCGGGCGCTCGCCACCGTCGAGATGGAGTACGCCCAGGACCGCAAGATCTCCACGTACTCCAAGGGCATGCGGCAGCGCGTGAAGATGGCCTCGGCGCTCGTCCACGACCCGTCCGTGCTGCTCCTCGACGAGCCGTTCAACGGCATGGACCCGCGTCAGCGCATGCAGCTCATGGACCTGCTGCGGCGCATGGGCGATGACGGCCGCACCGTGCTGTTCTCCTCCCACATCCTGGAGGAGGTCGAACAGCTCGCCTCCCACATCGAGGTGGTCGTCGCCGGCCGGCACGCCGCCTCCGGCGACTTCCGCAAGATCCGCCGCCTGATGACGGACCGCCCGCACCGCTACGTCGTCCGCTCCTCCGACGACCGGGCCCTCGCCGCGGCCCTGATCGCCGACCCCTCCACCGCAGGCATCGAGATCGACCTCAAGGAAGGCGCGCTGCGCATCCAGGCCGTCGACTTCGGCCGCTTCACCGAGCTGCTGCCGCGGGTCGCCCGTGCGCACGGCATCCGGCTGCTGACGGTCTCGCCCTCCGACGAGTCCCTCGAGTCGGTCTTCTCCTACCTCGTCGCGGCCTGA
- a CDS encoding SDR family oxidoreductase: MSGADGSKGGIKGTGPAGAGLPGTGLAGARERRVSTGGIELCVVELGDSERPTVVLVHGYPDSKEVWSEVAERLAARFHVVLYDVRGHGRSTAPVPLRGGFTLEKLTDDFLAVADAVSPDRPVHLVGHDWGSVQGWEFATVARTEGRIASFTSMSGPSLDHFGHWIKKRMARPTPRRAAQLLGQGAKSWYVYMLHTPVLPELAWRGPLGKRWPKMLERVEKVPAGSYPTASLPSDAAHGAWLYRDNVRPRLRRPRPDAYAHVPVQLITPTGDAFLSERLYDDLELWAPDLVRRTLPAKHWVPRTRPDQLAAWITGFVTAREEPARAPEQKAPGRYADRFGGQLVLVTGAASGIGRATAFAFAEAGARVVCVDRDAEGAARTADMARLVGAPEAWGECVDVSDEQAMEKLAAKTAAEYGIVDVLVNNAGIGLSGPFLETTSEHWKKVLDVNLWGVIHGCRIFGRQMAERGQGGHIVNTASAAAYLPSKTLPAYSTSKAAVLMLSECLRAELASQSIGVSAICPGIVNTNITATSRFAGVDAAEEKRRQERSSRLYGLRNFPPEKVADAILRAVVRNEAVVPVTPESKGALWMSRFAPGALRRLAKLEPRL, encoded by the coding sequence ATGAGCGGAGCGGACGGCAGCAAGGGCGGCATCAAGGGGACGGGCCCCGCGGGGGCGGGCCTCCCCGGTACGGGCCTCGCTGGGGCGCGCGAGCGCCGGGTGAGCACCGGCGGCATCGAGCTGTGCGTCGTCGAGCTCGGCGACAGCGAGCGGCCGACCGTGGTGCTCGTACACGGCTATCCGGACAGCAAGGAGGTCTGGTCGGAGGTCGCGGAGCGGCTGGCGGCACGCTTCCATGTGGTCCTCTACGACGTACGCGGCCACGGGCGCTCCACGGCGCCGGTGCCGCTGCGCGGCGGCTTCACGCTGGAGAAGCTGACCGACGACTTCCTGGCGGTGGCGGACGCGGTCAGCCCGGACCGGCCGGTTCACCTGGTCGGCCACGACTGGGGTTCCGTACAGGGCTGGGAGTTCGCGACGGTCGCCCGTACCGAGGGCCGGATCGCCTCCTTCACCTCGATGTCGGGCCCCTCCCTGGACCACTTCGGGCACTGGATCAAGAAGCGGATGGCGCGGCCCACCCCGCGCAGGGCCGCGCAACTGCTCGGCCAGGGCGCCAAGTCGTGGTACGTGTACATGCTGCACACGCCCGTGCTGCCGGAGCTCGCCTGGCGCGGGCCGCTCGGCAAGCGGTGGCCGAAGATGCTGGAGCGGGTGGAGAAGGTCCCGGCCGGCTCCTACCCGACGGCCTCGCTGCCCTCGGACGCGGCGCACGGAGCCTGGCTCTACCGGGACAACGTCCGGCCCCGGCTGCGTCGGCCGCGCCCCGACGCGTACGCACACGTACCGGTCCAGCTGATCACGCCGACCGGGGACGCCTTCCTCTCCGAGCGGCTGTACGACGACCTGGAACTGTGGGCCCCCGATCTGGTGCGGCGCACCCTGCCCGCCAAGCACTGGGTACCGCGGACCCGGCCCGACCAGCTGGCCGCGTGGATCACCGGGTTCGTCACCGCCCGGGAGGAGCCCGCCCGCGCGCCGGAACAGAAGGCTCCGGGCCGGTACGCCGACCGGTTCGGCGGCCAGCTGGTGCTCGTCACCGGCGCCGCCAGCGGCATCGGCCGGGCCACCGCGTTCGCGTTCGCCGAGGCCGGGGCCCGGGTGGTGTGCGTGGACCGGGATGCCGAGGGCGCGGCCCGCACGGCGGACATGGCGCGGCTCGTCGGGGCCCCCGAGGCCTGGGGCGAGTGCGTCGACGTCAGCGACGAGCAGGCGATGGAGAAGCTCGCGGCGAAGACCGCCGCCGAGTACGGGATCGTGGACGTCCTGGTCAACAACGCGGGGATCGGCCTGTCGGGGCCCTTCCTGGAGACCACCTCGGAGCACTGGAAGAAGGTCCTCGACGTCAACCTGTGGGGGGTCATCCACGGCTGCCGGATCTTCGGCCGCCAGATGGCCGAGCGCGGCCAGGGCGGACACATCGTCAACACCGCCTCCGCCGCCGCGTACCTGCCCTCCAAGACCCTGCCCGCGTACAGCACCTCGAAGGCCGCGGTGCTGATGCTGAGCGAGTGCCTGCGCGCCGAGCTCGCCTCGCAGTCGATCGGGGTCTCGGCGATATGCCCGGGGATCGTCAACACCAACATCACCGCCACCTCGCGCTTCGCCGGGGTGGACGCTGCGGAGGAGAAGCGCCGCCAGGAGCGCTCCTCGCGGCTGTACGGGCTGCGCAACTTCCCGCCGGAGAAGGTCGCCGACGCGATCCTGCGGGCGGTGGTGCGCAACGAGGCGGTGGTGCCGGTGACCCCGGAGTCCAAGGGCGCCCTGTGGATGTCCCGGTTCGCGCCGGGCGCCCTGCGGCGGCTCGCGAAACTGGAACCCCGGCTGTGA
- a CDS encoding ABC transporter permease subunit: MAPDTSTQIHNIGYRSYEGARLGRAYARKSLFSQSLRGAYGLGRSAKSKVLPMLLFAVMCVPALIIVAIAIAVPGSTSLPIKYTTYALTTQVIIGLYLASQAPQSVSRDLRFKTVPLYFSRPIERIDYVLAKFAAMSSALFILTATPLLIMWIGSLLAKFDFADQTKGFAQGLVSVLLLSVLFAGLGLIMAALTPRRGFGVAAIIAVLLIPYGAVTAVQGIAYSTGSNGAIEWMGLFSPISLIDGVQSAFLGGTSAFPGGEGPSAGVGFVYLLVVLALIAGSYAALMARYRKAGL; this comes from the coding sequence ATGGCGCCTGACACCTCGACCCAGATCCACAACATCGGCTACCGGTCCTACGAGGGAGCCCGGCTCGGCCGCGCCTACGCCCGCAAGTCGCTGTTCTCGCAGTCCCTGCGCGGCGCTTACGGACTCGGCCGCTCGGCCAAGTCCAAGGTCCTCCCGATGCTCCTCTTCGCGGTGATGTGCGTCCCCGCGCTGATCATCGTCGCGATCGCCATTGCGGTGCCCGGCTCCACCAGCCTGCCGATCAAGTACACGACGTACGCCCTGACCACCCAGGTGATCATCGGCCTCTACCTCGCCTCGCAGGCACCCCAGTCGGTCTCCCGCGACCTGCGCTTCAAGACCGTGCCGCTCTACTTCTCGCGGCCCATCGAGCGCATCGACTACGTCCTCGCGAAGTTCGCGGCGATGTCCTCGGCGCTGTTCATCCTCACCGCCACACCGCTGCTGATCATGTGGATCGGCTCGCTGCTGGCCAAATTCGACTTCGCGGACCAGACCAAGGGGTTCGCCCAGGGACTGGTCTCCGTGCTGCTGCTCTCGGTGCTGTTCGCCGGCCTCGGCCTGATCATGGCCGCGCTCACCCCGCGCCGCGGCTTCGGCGTCGCCGCCATCATCGCCGTGCTCCTGATCCCCTATGGCGCGGTGACCGCCGTCCAGGGCATCGCGTACAGCACCGGCTCGAACGGTGCCATCGAGTGGATGGGCCTGTTCTCCCCCATCAGCCTGATCGACGGGGTCCAGTCAGCCTTCCTCGGCGGCACCTCCGCCTTCCCCGGTGGAGAAGGCCCCTCGGCCGGCGTCGGCTTCGTCTACCTGCTCGTCGTCCTCGCCCTCATCGCCGGCTCCTACGCCGCCCTGATGGCCCGCTACCGGAAGGCCGGGCTGTGA
- a CDS encoding aquaporin: MTIHASLPRRAVAELIGTAALLMVVIGSGIQAADLSRDTGVALVANSLASAIGLGLIITLFEPLSGAHLNPVVTLTSWWARRTGGEGLGGREALVYTAAQTAGAIGGAVLAELMFGHAPGTFSTQIRGGGHLLVGEIVATAGLVLVIQGLERIGRPKLIPAAVAAYIAAAIWFTSSGSFANPAGTIGRAFSDSFTGIAPQSLPGFVAAQLIGGVLGLALAALLYGGTPRGTQDAPAAPGPGAETLEPVPVSVAEPAGSVGGAGPAGPVNAAYETIG; the protein is encoded by the coding sequence ATGACGATCCACGCTTCCCTGCCGCGCCGCGCGGTCGCCGAGCTCATCGGTACCGCCGCCCTTCTCATGGTGGTGATCGGTTCCGGTATCCAGGCCGCCGACCTCAGCCGTGACACCGGTGTCGCCCTCGTCGCCAACTCGCTCGCCTCGGCCATCGGCCTCGGGCTGATCATCACCCTCTTCGAGCCGCTGTCCGGAGCCCACCTCAACCCGGTCGTCACCCTCACTTCCTGGTGGGCCAGGCGGACCGGCGGCGAGGGGCTCGGCGGCCGGGAGGCCCTGGTCTACACCGCGGCCCAGACCGCGGGGGCCATCGGCGGCGCCGTCCTCGCCGAGTTGATGTTCGGCCACGCCCCCGGCACGTTCTCCACGCAGATCCGGGGCGGCGGCCATCTGCTCGTCGGCGAGATCGTCGCCACCGCGGGCCTCGTCCTCGTCATCCAGGGCCTCGAGCGCATCGGGCGCCCGAAGCTGATCCCGGCCGCGGTCGCCGCGTACATTGCCGCCGCGATCTGGTTCACCTCGTCCGGCTCGTTCGCCAACCCGGCGGGCACCATCGGGCGTGCCTTCAGCGACTCCTTCACCGGCATCGCCCCGCAGTCGCTGCCCGGGTTCGTCGCGGCCCAGCTGATCGGCGGAGTCCTGGGCCTGGCCCTCGCCGCACTCCTCTACGGGGGCACCCCGCGCGGTACGCAGGACGCGCCGGCCGCCCCCGGGCCCGGTGCCGAGACCCTCGAGCCGGTGCCCGTCAGCGTGGCCGAGCCGGCCGGAAGCGTCGGCGGCGCCGGCCCCGCCGGTCCCGTGAACGCCGCGTACGAGACCATCGGTTGA
- a CDS encoding M24 family metallopeptidase encodes MAGDTRERTAQLSADLRGFREVQRLSYECAETVAAQLRPGVTEREAARMQREWLRERGVRDWFHLPFAWFGDRTAFANFKIPLQFFPTNRKLEPGMPFILDMAPVYKGYAADIGYSGSLGLNPVQDRLMSDLRVHRELILEQVRERRPLREIYENVERLMIRQGYANRHRAYPFGVIAHKIDRVKERRWSPTAFGFGTQSLKGLASDALHGHREGWSPLWSPYHFSDHPPQPGLWAVEPHLGFRGTGAKFEEILVVTDSRDPEESAFWLDDDLPHVRRWAEEKAA; translated from the coding sequence ATGGCTGGGGACACCAGGGAACGCACCGCGCAACTCTCGGCGGACCTGCGCGGGTTCAGGGAAGTGCAACGCCTGTCGTACGAGTGCGCGGAGACCGTGGCGGCGCAGCTGCGGCCGGGGGTGACCGAGCGCGAGGCGGCGCGGATGCAGCGCGAGTGGCTGCGCGAGCGCGGCGTGCGGGACTGGTTCCACCTGCCATTCGCGTGGTTCGGCGACCGCACCGCCTTCGCGAACTTCAAGATCCCCCTGCAGTTCTTCCCCACCAACCGGAAGCTGGAGCCGGGGATGCCGTTCATCCTCGACATGGCGCCCGTGTACAAGGGGTACGCGGCCGACATCGGGTACTCGGGCAGCCTCGGGCTGAACCCCGTACAGGACCGGCTGATGTCCGATCTGCGGGTGCACCGCGAGCTGATCCTGGAGCAGGTCCGCGAGCGCCGCCCGCTGCGCGAGATCTACGAGAACGTCGAGCGGCTGATGATCCGCCAGGGGTATGCCAACCGGCACCGCGCCTACCCCTTCGGGGTGATCGCCCACAAGATAGACCGGGTCAAGGAACGGCGCTGGTCCCCGACCGCGTTCGGGTTCGGGACGCAGTCCCTCAAGGGGCTGGCCTCCGACGCCCTGCACGGGCACCGCGAGGGCTGGTCCCCGCTGTGGAGCCCGTACCACTTCTCCGACCACCCGCCGCAGCCCGGTCTGTGGGCGGTGGAACCGCACCTGGGCTTCCGGGGCACCGGTGCGAAGTTCGAGGAGATCCTGGTCGTCACCGACTCGCGGGATCCCGAGGAGAGCGCGTTCTGGCTGGACGACGATCTGCCGCACGTGCGGCGCTGGGCCGAGGAGAAGGCAGCATGA